A stretch of the Odontesthes bonariensis isolate fOdoBon6 chromosome 5, fOdoBon6.hap1, whole genome shotgun sequence genome encodes the following:
- the cgna gene encoding cingulin isoform X2 produces MDVCENSCITIGRRDAKHQKRSRGISSEEEILTERQLQINYRVRIQFEAGGRGPVSTTAGMCSSGRKTPVDYGVQIRFINDRDDSVGGQPLSQPKNKTQTSSKYGVAVRVQGIAGQPYLVLKDGQKGDSYGVQLRTEYTSGSGYRSLPRRRETPDPGRVGADVGEGEGAGGALRRAQSHGSLLDRDGGADNEDFQMSRPPGDGKSGSYGNLDGGIGVRGDREEVWGTIGNDQAGLNRTQGSVRDSQSYPDNLHQSNEVHSNQRQTTVNRLKNRFDGATSGGQQRGLPPAQQHPRATSPHLHPKPFTSTPSSTHSSVGYGQGFVTKAPGNSANRWGSDEHLQAGLTEPQVTPDLLLDQVQSAEVSSEEEQVMRTVYSILRQGSSESDVAIRHKVKTIFQKIQSVKPKESPLEWMREKRELETKVAALQTALREERTDSLSNSDPALKAELESCLDENLQLQEMLDRKKKELNDTQSELTHLRMDRENAEKRVREMEDQLAELQDELRRESGGKTDLMSSQAQLMEVCQLKQRLEETLRQRERELTALKGALKEEVATHDKELEALREQYSADMEKLRSSMDQVSQSHAGIEAERLRVNASVRSLQQQLEDCRDESSHWMEQFHSTRDELRTTKQEEPPGDPETQLLQARLEKEEFEDELKELKEKMSTVKQRAPDPSHTQTLNQELQRYSADLKKTKSDLEKQRTEFDKKVMELISTKKSHQNQEAELKYEIDRLKDQLQKAKEDYAKAQEKNKQLPDPATISELQQKLGEAQSEAAKLKEKLSEAEEELETTTTRLSRAQVDVNSLQDAQKDQEATNTRLREKLSRLEAQLQSNATETSEAELALHTEVRGLRSELDEAKRKNSRLSQEHRELSLRLEDSERDKDTLKQTICQLEETKRQQERALEKLNKECDSLNVSLEEETQALKVQLEEQRERTRKEMQEAQRHGNDAHSELERSQLNLRKLEEEMSRQKRELQLACEERDNHQLDKELLTNRLRHLEGEIEASKNSQNEKSREIRLLEDKLKRMELELDEEKNTVEMLTDRVSRSRDQIDQLRSELMQERSSKQDLELDKNAMERHLKELRSRVAEMEGQSRSSAGVSQLENKIQELEERLRTEEREKNTVLASQRRLERKLKDLSMTLDEERHTHTEQRDQLALRVKALKRQVDEGETELERIETVRRKAQRDVEEQTELKEALQTRVTALETELKRKTQAAMRPALDSSAFSSDDDDSLYDHSNITSILTESNLQTSSC; encoded by the exons ATGGATGTCTGTGAAAATAGCTGTATTACCATCGGTCGGCGGGACGCGAAGCATCAAAAGAGGAGCAGAGGGATAAGTTCAGAAGAAGAG ATCTTAACTGAGAGGCAGCTGCAAATCAATTACCGTGTGAGAATTCAATTTGAGGCCGGAGGCAGAGGTCCCGTCAGCACAACTGCAGG CATGTGTTCTTCAGGCCGGAAGACCCCAGTGGACTACGGTGTCCAGATCCGCTTCATCAATGACCGCGATGACAGTGTTGGGGGGCAGCCTTTGTCCCAGCCAAAGAACAAGACCCAAACCAGCTCAAAATATGGCGTAGCAGTCAGAGTGCAGGGTATTGCTGGCCAGCCATACCTGGTCCTGAAGGATGGCCAGAAAGGGGACTCATACGGGGTCCAGCTCAGGACTGAGTACACTTCTGGCTCTGGCTACCGCAGCCTTCCCCGGAGGAGGGAGACGCCGGATCCAGGAAGAGTGGGGGCAGATGTAGGAGAAGGAGAAGGGGCGGGAGGGGCATTACGCAGGGCTCAGTCCCACGGTTCATTACTAGACCGGGACGGAGGCGCCGACAATGAGGATTTTCAGATGTCGAGACCACCTGGGGATGGAAAGTCTGGTAGTTATGGGAATCTTGATGGAGGAATTGGAGTTAGGGGAGACAGAGAGGAGGTGTGGGGAACTATTGGTAACGATCAGGCAGGGCTCAACAGGACACAGGGGTCAGTGAGGGACAGCCAGTCGTACCCTGACAATCTTCACCAATCGAATGAGGTTCACTCTAATCAGAGACAGACGACTGTGAACAGGCTGAAAAACAGATTTGACGGCGCAACCTCTGGAGGCCAGCAGAGAGGACTCCCTCCTGCACAGCAGCATCCCCGAGCTACATCTCCCCATCTCCACCCCAAACCCTTCACCTCAACTCCGTCCTCAACCCACAGCAGCGTAGGATATGGCCAGGGCTTTGTCACCAAAGCTCCTGGAAACTCAGCCAATCGGTGGGGCTCAGATGAGCATCTGCAGGCAGGTCTGACCGAACCTCAG GTGACCCCTGACCTTTTGCTGGACCAGGTTCAGAGTGCAGAGGTGAGCAGTGAGGAGGAGCAGGTCATGAGGACAGTGTACAGCATCCTGAGACAAGG GTCGAGTGAGAGTGATGTTGCCATCAGGCACAAAGTGAAGACAATTTTTCAGAAGATTCAGAGCGTAaag CCTAAAGAAAGCCCCCTGGAGTGGATGAGAGAAAAAAGGGAGCTTGAGACAAAGGTGGCTGCACTACAAACTGCCCTGCGGGAAGAAAGGACG GATTCTCTTAGCAATTCAGATCCTGCTCTGAAAGCTGAGCTGGAGTCCTGTCTGGATGAAAATCTGCAACTCCAGGAGATGCTGGACCGGAAGAAGAAGGAATTAAATGACACCCAATCAGA GCTGACTCATCTGCGTATGGACAGGGAAAACGCAGAGAAACGTGTCAGGGAGATGGAGGACCAGCTGGCTGAGCTTCAAGATGAGCTGAGGAGGGAGAGCGGTGGCAAGACG GACTTGATGTCTTCTCAAGCTCAGCTGATGGAGGTGTGCCAGTTGAAGCAGAGGCTGGAGgagacactgagacagagagaaagggaACTTACAGCTTTAAAAGGAGCTCTGAAGGAAGAAGTGGCGACGCATGACAAAGAGCTGGAAGCGCTCCGGGAACAATACAGCGCTGACATGGAGAAGCTCCGCAGCAGCATGGACCAGGTGTCTcag TCTCACGCAGGGATCGAGGCCGAGCGGCTGCGTGTGAATGCGTCGGTTCGCTCtttacagcagcagctggaggactGTAGAGACGAGAGCAGCCACTGGATGGAGCAGTTTCATTCCACCAGAGATGAGCTTCGAACCACTAAACAAGA AGAGCCACCCGGCGACCCTGAAACACA GCTCCTGCAAGCCCGTCTTGAGAAAGAAGAATTTGAGGATGAactaaaggagctgaaggaaAAAATGAGCACAGTGAAACAACGGGCACCCGACCCCAGCCACACGCAGACTCTAAACCAG GAGCTCCAGCGATACAGTGCCGATCTGAAGAAAACCAAGTCTGACCTGGAGAAGCAGAGGACGGAATTTGACAAGAAGGTCATGGAATTGATCTCTACGAAAAAATCTCACCAGAACCAGGAGGCTGAACTGAAGTACGAAATCGACAGGCTAAAAGACCAGTTGCAGAAGGCCAAAGAGGACTATGCGAAAGCacaagagaaaaataaacag CTCCCAGACCCAGCCACCATCTCGGAGCTACAGCAGAAGCTTGGTGAGGCACAAAGTGAAGCAGCCAAGCTCAAGGAGAAACTCTCTGAAGCTGAAGAGGAGCTGGAGACCACGACAACACGCCTGAGTAGAGCTCAGGTGGATGTTAACTCTCTCCAAGATGCCCAAAAGGATCAAGAGGCAACCAACACTCGTCTCAGAGAGAAACTCTCAAGATTAGAG GCTCAGCTGCAGAGCAACGCTACAGAGACCTCAGAGGCAGAGCTCGCCCTCCACACCGAGGTGAGAGGCCTGAGGTCTGAGCTCGATGAGGCCAAGAGAAAGAATTCCAGGCTGAGCCAGGAGCATCGTGAACTCAGTCTGCGTCTGGAGGATTCAGAGCGGGACAAGGACACGCTCAAGCAGACCATCTGCCAGCTGGAAGAGACCAAACGACAGCAGGAGAGAGCTCTGGAGAAACTCAACAAAGAA TGCGACTCTCTGAACGTGTCCTTGGAGGAGGAGACGCAGGCTCTCAAGGTCCAGCTGGAGGAGCAGAGAGAGCGAACGCGCAAGGAGATGCAGGAGGCGCAACGTCACGGAAACGACGCTCATTCTGAGCTGGAGAGAAGCCAATTAAACCTAAGAAAGCTAGAGGAAGAA ATGTCCCGACAGAAGCGGGAGCTTCAGCTTGCATGTGAGGAGAGAGATAACCACCAGCTGGATAAAGAGCTTCTCACCAACAGACTGCGCCACCTCGAGGGAGAGATAGAGGCCAgcaaaaacagccaaaatgaaaAATCGCGTGAGATTCGCCTCCTGGAG GACAAGCTGAAGCGTATGGAGTTGGAGCTGGACGAGGAGAAAAACACCGTGGAGATGCTGACGGACCGAGTGTCCAGGAGCAGAGACCAGATCGATCAGCTCCGCTCTGAGCTCATGCAGGAGAGATCCTCAAAACAGGACCTGGAGCTGGATAAGAACGCCATGGAGAGACAC ctgaaggagctcaGGAGCCGCGTGGCTGAGATGGAAGGCCAGTCTCGCTCCTCAGCAGGAGTTTCCCAGCTTGAAAACAAGATCCAGGAGCTTGAAGAACGACTGCGAACGGAGGAAAG AGAGAAGAACACGGTCCTGGCATCACAGCGTCGCTTGGAGAGAAAACTGAAAGACCTCAGTATGACGCTGGATGaggagagacacacacacactgaacagAGAGACCAG cttgcTCTGAGGGTGAAGGCTCTGAAGAGGCAGGTGGATGAAGGAGAGACCGAACTGGAGAGGATAGAAACCGTGAGGAGGAAAGCCCAGAGAGACGTGGAGGAACAGACGGAGCTCAAAGAGGCCTTGCAGACCAGAGTCACAGCGCTGGAAACGGAGCTCAA GAGGAAAACTCAAGCAGCCATGCGCCCAGCTTTGGATTCATCAGCCTTCAGCTCAGACGATGACGACAGCCTGTATGACcactccaacatcacctccatcCTCACCGAGAGCAACCTCCAGACCAGCTCTTGTTAG